The following proteins are co-located in the Desulfatitalea tepidiphila genome:
- a CDS encoding RecB family exonuclease produces MVLSELRQTPHLSASSINEYVECSLLYKCGRIDKLPMEFKSDALEFGTCIHRVLEAYYSAKMMGDRMLLKEVHEFFVFTWLDMARGRDDIRYADGNDYNSLLMFGRDLLTAWYTKLPDDDFTILAIEEAFSFNLPGIDIPIIGAMDLVEQDSCGTIIITDFKTSGRAYSKDEVDQNQQLTMYQIAAKQNGYGNREILLRFDTLIKTKVPRFEQYWTTRTELDERRLIKKARQVWDGISKGVFVANDTSWKCKGCAYKKACDAYLEGEEYDQASNQ; encoded by the coding sequence ATGGTTTTAAGTGAATTGCGGCAAACGCCGCACCTATCGGCATCGAGCATCAACGAATATGTGGAGTGCTCGCTGCTGTATAAATGCGGGCGCATCGACAAACTGCCTATGGAGTTTAAATCCGATGCCCTTGAGTTTGGCACCTGCATTCATCGGGTGCTTGAAGCATATTACAGCGCCAAGATGATGGGGGACCGGATGCTTTTAAAAGAGGTCCATGAGTTTTTCGTGTTCACCTGGTTGGATATGGCAAGGGGCAGAGATGACATCCGGTATGCGGACGGCAACGATTACAACTCGCTTTTGATGTTTGGAAGAGATCTACTGACTGCCTGGTATACCAAGTTGCCCGATGACGATTTTACGATCCTGGCCATAGAAGAAGCATTCAGTTTCAACCTGCCGGGTATCGATATTCCCATCATCGGGGCCATGGATCTGGTCGAACAGGATAGCTGCGGCACCATCATCATCACGGATTTTAAAACCAGCGGTCGGGCCTATTCAAAAGACGAAGTTGACCAGAACCAGCAGCTGACCATGTATCAGATCGCGGCCAAGCAAAACGGATACGGCAATCGTGAGATCCTGCTGCGCTTCGATACCTTGATAAAAACGAAAGTACCTCGTTTTGAACAGTATTGGACCACCCGTACAGAATTGGATGAACGGCGTTTGATTAAAAAGGCCAGGCAGGTATGGGACGGGATCTCAAAGGGAGTGTTCGTAGCTAACGATACCAGCTGGAAGTGCAAGGGGTGCGCCTACAAAAAAGCATGTGACGCTTATCTGGAAGGAGAAGAGTATGACCAAGCGAGCAATCAATGA
- a CDS encoding glycyl radical protein — MLRNYEKFMTTSPTTRVERLRNAYLENFKHSQPSYTIYADRAIARVMKETEGEPMVLRRAKAFAAVVAEMPINIYPDELFVGWIAGTPESTAACPEQRGAKFELQLEYIEKIDEEDRRVLKEEIIPYWKGDGGWRKNWGTRAYQMMPPETRYILYGDADPDGEKAWMVSLSDPHGSPYIKLKKKHETLGRGLIDELMRNQHVGHCSFGYEKVLEKGFLGIKQDAENRLARLDMRNPEDLRKLPFIKAVIIAMEAAAGVGKRFADKAWEMARMEPDSVGKAVFQKIAEICDWVPAHPARTFHEALQSVWFTQIMNFWETPLVLAVSPGRADQYLYPYYSNDLKAGKITKEEAQELIDCWMMRFSQDATPYHSHSGAGYHLDVGGLNADGSDATNELSFMFLEGMMHTRLVEPNIGILVHSKTPDDLLIKACQLCSLGTGHPTFLNNDVFVENFLSRGNLGGPTVPLGLARTSGAIGCNENHVANYDSEYTLGAAIPLPAVLEMALWNGWSPMHNKQMTIKTGDPREFKRFEDLQEAFVKQLEYLAWHCAIIIDCFELAMAEMYPTVYQSALIEDCIEKGVPRESGGARYNFGPCIATSGAVDVGNSLAAIKKLVFDEKKIDMDQLLSALKNNFEGYENLRTQLLHAPKFGNDDDSVDSLVAWVTEVFCKETVKHKNTRGGHLMPYQNPLAAYFSHGKMIGALPSGRKAWEPLSDGISPTLGSDINGPTAVLKSVAKIDNPSVFFGETLNMRLNSEVFSDQEGISRLVSFIRTFIDLKIHHIQFNLVSSATLKAAQERPEDYQDLMVRVAGYVAYFVKLVKPLQDSIIARTEHGH; from the coding sequence ATGCTGAGGAATTATGAAAAATTCATGACCACGAGTCCTACTACTAGAGTAGAGCGTCTTCGTAATGCTTACTTGGAAAACTTTAAACATTCTCAGCCTAGCTACACCATCTATGCCGACCGCGCTATTGCCAGAGTAATGAAGGAAACTGAAGGGGAACCAATGGTGCTGCGACGGGCGAAGGCCTTTGCCGCCGTGGTGGCTGAAATGCCGATAAACATATATCCGGACGAACTGTTTGTGGGTTGGATTGCCGGAACACCGGAATCCACTGCAGCCTGTCCCGAGCAGCGTGGAGCCAAATTTGAGCTGCAACTCGAATACATTGAGAAGATTGACGAGGAAGACCGGCGTGTTTTGAAGGAGGAAATCATCCCCTACTGGAAGGGGGATGGTGGATGGAGAAAAAATTGGGGAACGCGAGCTTATCAGATGATGCCTCCCGAAACCCGTTATATTCTTTATGGGGATGCTGACCCTGACGGCGAAAAGGCCTGGATGGTCAGCCTGTCAGATCCTCATGGCAGCCCTTATATCAAGTTGAAAAAAAAGCATGAAACACTGGGACGGGGTTTGATTGACGAGTTGATGCGGAACCAGCATGTGGGCCACTGCAGTTTCGGTTATGAAAAGGTTTTGGAAAAAGGTTTTTTAGGGATAAAGCAAGATGCGGAGAATCGGCTGGCCAGGCTGGACATGAGAAACCCGGAAGATCTCAGGAAACTCCCCTTTATAAAAGCTGTAATCATAGCCATGGAAGCAGCAGCGGGGGTCGGCAAGAGGTTTGCAGATAAAGCCTGGGAAATGGCTCGAATGGAGCCTGATTCGGTTGGAAAGGCAGTATTCCAAAAAATTGCTGAAATATGTGATTGGGTTCCCGCGCACCCCGCTCGTACCTTCCATGAGGCCCTGCAATCAGTATGGTTTACTCAGATTATGAACTTTTGGGAAACGCCCTTGGTATTAGCCGTATCACCCGGCCGGGCCGATCAATATCTCTACCCTTACTATTCCAATGACCTGAAGGCAGGAAAAATTACTAAAGAAGAAGCCCAGGAATTGATTGATTGCTGGATGATGCGGTTTTCTCAGGATGCCACTCCCTACCATTCGCATTCGGGCGCCGGCTATCACCTTGATGTGGGTGGTCTTAATGCAGATGGTAGCGATGCCACCAATGAACTCTCTTTTATGTTCCTCGAAGGAATGATGCATACTCGGCTGGTTGAACCGAATATCGGGATCTTGGTGCATAGCAAGACGCCCGATGATTTACTGATCAAAGCCTGTCAATTATGTTCTTTAGGGACCGGCCATCCAACGTTTCTAAACAATGACGTATTCGTTGAAAACTTTCTATCGCGAGGAAATCTTGGGGGCCCCACCGTTCCTCTTGGATTAGCTCGTACGAGCGGAGCCATTGGATGTAACGAAAACCACGTGGCCAATTATGATTCGGAATATACCCTCGGGGCAGCCATACCGCTTCCTGCAGTCCTGGAGATGGCTCTATGGAACGGGTGGAGCCCGATGCACAACAAACAGATGACTATAAAGACAGGGGACCCCAGGGAATTTAAAAGGTTTGAGGATCTGCAAGAGGCCTTTGTCAAACAGCTGGAATATCTAGCCTGGCACTGCGCGATTATTATAGATTGCTTTGAACTGGCCATGGCTGAAATGTATCCCACAGTCTATCAGTCTGCGCTGATCGAAGATTGCATTGAAAAGGGTGTTCCAAGAGAATCAGGAGGCGCTCGCTATAACTTTGGCCCTTGCATTGCCACTTCCGGAGCCGTGGATGTGGGTAATTCTCTGGCTGCCATAAAAAAGCTGGTGTTTGATGAAAAGAAAATAGACATGGACCAATTACTATCGGCATTGAAAAACAATTTTGAGGGATACGAGAATCTTCGAACACAGCTTCTTCATGCTCCAAAATTTGGGAACGACGATGACAGCGTTGACAGCCTCGTCGCATGGGTGACAGAGGTGTTTTGCAAGGAGACTGTGAAGCATAAAAACACCAGAGGTGGGCACCTGATGCCATATCAAAATCCTCTCGCCGCATACTTTAGCCATGGAAAAATGATTGGCGCCCTCCCCTCGGGACGTAAGGCATGGGAACCGCTTTCTGATGGGATCTCCCCTACACTTGGCAGCGATATCAACGGACCGACGGCAGTTTTAAAATCAGTGGCCAAAATCGATAACCCATCAGTTTTTTTTGGTGAAACCCTGAACATGAGACTAAATTCGGAGGTTTTCAGTGACCAGGAAGGGATTTCACGTCTGGTAAGTTTTATCAGAACATTCATCGACTTAAAAATCCATCATATCCAGTTTAACCTCGTCTCTTCCGCTACCCTGAAAGCTGCCCAGGAAAGGCCTGAAGACTATCAGGATTTGATGGTTAGGGTCGCAGGATATGTTGCCTATTTTGTAAAATTGGTCAAGCCACTTCAGGACAGCATTATTGCGAGAACTGAACATGGCCATTAA
- a CDS encoding SWIM zinc finger family protein, translated as MTAKEIQKRNQKAEQLKVLQSDDGQYFVESSEGKILYNVIISDAGDSCTCGDYARNVKKSPDFKCKHILAVYNAIPQKQVEGATFLERQAPKLDERWITKIEGKEFVKYPGLLDLGHQKGISSIEVEIVQMPTGDNGHFAVCRATVMSKLGETYSDIGDANPSNCSSKVSKHLLRMASTRAIARALRSYTNVGMTALEELADINEAINEGGNHEHPKAQSRPAKKAPSKAPKKSAAEDDQPKSDAEPVAPAVENQNQPEPSSNTASKSPARAGMSEAQRRAIFNLSRRRGISVEEIECMVEESYGVTLDNLTSSDASAFIRQLQTAA; from the coding sequence ATGACGGCAAAAGAGATACAGAAAAGAAACCAGAAGGCGGAACAACTTAAAGTGCTGCAAAGCGATGACGGCCAATACTTCGTCGAAAGCAGCGAGGGCAAGATTTTATACAACGTGATCATCAGCGATGCGGGCGATTCATGCACCTGCGGAGACTATGCCCGCAATGTGAAAAAGTCACCTGACTTTAAATGCAAACATATCCTGGCTGTATACAACGCCATTCCCCAAAAACAGGTCGAAGGGGCCACTTTCTTAGAACGTCAAGCGCCCAAATTGGATGAACGCTGGATCACAAAGATTGAGGGAAAGGAATTTGTCAAATATCCGGGCCTGCTCGACCTGGGACATCAAAAGGGAATTTCCAGCATCGAAGTTGAGATCGTCCAGATGCCCACCGGGGACAATGGACATTTTGCTGTGTGTCGGGCAACCGTAATGTCAAAGCTCGGTGAGACGTATTCTGACATCGGAGACGCCAATCCCTCCAATTGTTCGAGCAAGGTATCGAAACATTTACTCAGGATGGCCAGCACCCGTGCCATTGCAAGAGCGCTCAGGTCCTATACCAATGTGGGGATGACCGCTTTGGAAGAGCTTGCCGACATCAATGAAGCCATCAACGAAGGGGGAAATCATGAGCATCCTAAAGCGCAATCCAGACCGGCGAAAAAGGCTCCTTCCAAGGCGCCAAAAAAGAGTGCTGCTGAAGATGACCAACCGAAATCAGACGCAGAGCCGGTGGCACCTGCCGTGGAAAACCAAAATCAGCCGGAGCCTTCTTCAAACACTGCTTCAAAGAGTCCTGCCCGTGCCGGGATGAGTGAGGCACAGCGCCGTGCCATATTCAATCTGTCCAGACGCCGGGGCATCAGCGTTGAGGAGATCGAGTGCATGGTTGAAGAATCCTATGGTGTCACGCTCGACAACCTAACCAGCAGCGATGCCTCGGCCTTCATCAGGCAACTGCAGACCGCTGCCTAA
- a CDS encoding class I adenylate-forming enzyme family protein, whose translation MKGCRMNRFGIPYFTLQDCFNHHGLHYADRVALICGEDSITWGELNRRMNRVGNSLIQRGIGKGDKVCTLLPSAISTVEIMYGITKSGAAMVPLSALSQPETLRLLINDSDASAIFVGPEMEALIDPIRKKLINIKPGYFISVGFEKEGWVSYEDFTWEVSDKDPVVKYDNEDHGLILYTSGTTGTPKGALFTHCGRYIWTLELTAFFGITDTSKTLVSTPLYHSASMSIMQPTLLKGGTIIIIPQFDPEGWMKVAEKERPTHSFLVPTQFGVIMNHPKIRDYDIANFKCIFSTGSTLMPEMKKAIIKRFGNVLFEIYGNTEGISTCLDPANMLRKVASVGKPMHCMDFRIIDDSGQELPWGEYGEIIGFGTTMFRGYYKRRDLDEESMWMDKRGYTFIKTGDMGKYDEEGFLYIVDRKKDMIISGGVNIYASDIESVLKMHPDVVDAAVIAIPHQKWGETPLSLVIRREGSHVSEEDLKEWLNSRLAKYQQVSAIEFRKEFPRNALLKVIKKQLRDPYWNK comes from the coding sequence ATGAAAGGTTGTAGGATGAATAGATTTGGGATTCCATATTTCACTCTACAAGACTGTTTTAATCACCATGGATTGCACTACGCTGACAGAGTAGCTTTGATATGCGGCGAAGATAGTATCACTTGGGGGGAACTTAACCGCCGCATGAACCGAGTTGGAAACAGTTTAATTCAACGAGGGATTGGCAAGGGCGATAAGGTCTGTACGCTTCTACCCAGCGCGATCAGCACTGTCGAGATCATGTACGGCATTACTAAGTCTGGGGCGGCAATGGTGCCCTTATCAGCTCTATCCCAACCAGAAACTCTGCGCCTTTTGATTAATGACTCTGACGCATCTGCAATCTTTGTCGGTCCAGAAATGGAAGCACTCATAGATCCTATAAGAAAGAAACTCATAAATATTAAACCCGGGTATTTCATTTCAGTAGGATTCGAGAAGGAAGGTTGGGTTTCTTATGAGGATTTCACATGGGAAGTGTCTGATAAGGATCCGGTGGTCAAATATGATAATGAAGACCATGGCCTTATCCTTTACACTTCTGGAACAACTGGGACTCCTAAAGGGGCTTTGTTTACCCACTGCGGCCGATACATATGGACCCTCGAATTAACCGCGTTTTTTGGGATCACAGACACCTCTAAAACTCTCGTCAGCACTCCCTTATATCACTCGGCAAGTATGTCAATTATGCAACCGACCCTGTTAAAAGGCGGAACAATTATTATAATACCCCAATTTGATCCTGAAGGGTGGATGAAAGTAGCCGAGAAAGAAAGGCCGACCCACTCGTTTCTGGTTCCCACTCAGTTTGGCGTTATCATGAATCATCCAAAAATAAGGGATTATGACATAGCCAACTTCAAATGCATTTTTTCCACTGGCTCGACATTAATGCCGGAGATGAAAAAGGCGATTATTAAGCGATTCGGCAATGTACTTTTTGAGATATACGGAAATACAGAGGGTATCTCAACTTGTCTGGATCCGGCCAACATGCTGAGAAAAGTAGCCTCAGTAGGCAAACCTATGCATTGCATGGATTTTCGGATTATAGACGATTCCGGGCAGGAATTGCCTTGGGGTGAATACGGTGAAATAATTGGTTTCGGAACGACCATGTTTAGAGGATATTACAAAAGACGGGATTTAGATGAAGAGTCAATGTGGATGGATAAGCGCGGCTATACATTTATAAAGACGGGAGACATGGGCAAGTACGACGAAGAAGGTTTTCTTTACATCGTGGACCGGAAGAAAGACATGATCATTTCCGGAGGGGTCAACATTTATGCCTCAGATATTGAATCGGTACTCAAGATGCACCCCGACGTGGTGGATGCGGCAGTGATTGCAATTCCTCATCAGAAATGGGGCGAGACGCCACTATCACTGGTGATTAGAAGGGAAGGATCACATGTCAGTGAAGAAGACCTCAAAGAATGGCTAAACTCAAGACTTGCTAAGTATCAGCAGGTAAGCGCCATTGAATTTAGAAAAGAGTTCCCACGGAATGCTCTTTTAAAGGTAATTAAAAAACAACTGCGTGATCCCTACTGGAATAAATAA
- a CDS encoding sigma-54-dependent Fis family transcriptional regulator: MGSVVGEVQNIWKSLRKTGHCDGITITPEIRESWSRSEKYGVDPYKRYCDVIVSPEELKERRHRNSFLMEQAAVMMSHLNQFVEGTDFVFALADRDLVILSRVGGQGGLDFANLANFVEGADWSEKVMGTTPAAIALILKKPVQFIGYESFCRVATFGCGCASPIFDSEGEILGFLTVAGPQHLFNPHTLGMAEAAARAIEHQMALLDSCQQSEMANLHKTTIMESMSEGVLTLDRNHRITHINMIAGRVLGIDSAKSEGKALENLMPPGNEHFLSKLFSSKRLSAEPLLIRKKGKLEKLAVSSTALIGQNGRILGTVVILQPMKQYKQLIERVSGARANVTFDQIIGQSREFTSALSYAQKAADSDSNVLLLGESGVGKDLFAQAIHNASDRSKEPFFAINCAALPKELISSELFGYEDGAFTGARKGGNPGKFELADQGTVFLDEIGEMPLDMQASLLRLLEEGTVVRLGGKEVIPVNVRIIAASNKNLLEEVKNGNFRLDLYYRLGVMDIRIPPLRNRKDDIPGLVTHFIKSIGPKLGKSVLGVDDKAMALLLNYDWPGNVRELSNAIERAINLSSKTLLTADDFSLEIGKQTQAVPASMDFRTTKMNMEDQLIRTCLLKHNNNRVKAAEELGINRATLYRKMAKYSIK, from the coding sequence TTGGGATCTGTCGTGGGTGAAGTTCAAAATATTTGGAAATCTCTGCGTAAAACCGGCCATTGCGATGGTATTACCATAACGCCGGAAATCAGAGAGTCTTGGTCACGAAGCGAAAAATATGGGGTTGATCCATATAAACGTTATTGCGACGTGATCGTCTCTCCCGAAGAACTTAAAGAGAGGAGACATCGAAATAGTTTTTTAATGGAACAGGCAGCCGTGATGATGTCCCATCTCAACCAGTTTGTCGAGGGAACCGATTTCGTTTTTGCCCTGGCCGATCGCGACCTAGTCATTCTCTCCCGGGTGGGCGGTCAAGGTGGGCTTGATTTTGCTAACCTCGCCAATTTCGTGGAGGGAGCCGACTGGTCAGAAAAAGTCATGGGAACAACTCCGGCAGCCATTGCCCTTATCCTAAAAAAACCAGTTCAGTTTATTGGCTATGAATCATTTTGTCGAGTGGCTACCTTTGGCTGCGGCTGTGCATCCCCGATTTTTGACAGTGAGGGGGAGATCCTTGGATTCCTCACTGTCGCCGGACCGCAGCACCTTTTCAATCCTCACACGCTGGGTATGGCGGAGGCGGCAGCACGAGCTATCGAGCACCAGATGGCCCTCCTGGATTCATGTCAACAAAGTGAAATGGCCAACCTTCATAAAACAACCATCATGGAATCCATGTCTGAAGGTGTCTTAACGTTAGATCGCAATCACAGAATTACCCATATCAATATGATTGCAGGCAGAGTTCTGGGGATCGATTCAGCAAAGTCGGAAGGTAAAGCTCTTGAGAACCTGATGCCTCCCGGCAATGAACACTTTCTTTCCAAGCTATTCAGTAGCAAGAGACTTTCCGCAGAGCCTTTGTTGATCCGCAAAAAGGGAAAACTGGAAAAATTGGCCGTCAGTTCTACTGCTTTAATAGGACAAAATGGCAGGATCCTTGGCACGGTTGTCATCCTCCAGCCTATGAAACAGTACAAACAATTGATTGAAAGAGTCTCGGGAGCCCGCGCCAATGTTACTTTCGACCAAATCATAGGCCAAAGCCGTGAATTTACATCTGCCTTATCCTATGCCCAAAAGGCTGCCGACTCAGACTCCAACGTGCTTTTGCTGGGTGAGAGCGGAGTAGGTAAGGATTTGTTTGCCCAGGCGATTCATAACGCCAGTGATCGTTCTAAGGAACCATTCTTTGCTATTAATTGTGCTGCGTTGCCCAAGGAACTCATATCCAGTGAGTTGTTCGGCTATGAAGACGGAGCATTTACCGGTGCACGAAAGGGAGGAAATCCCGGTAAATTCGAGCTGGCTGACCAAGGGACGGTCTTTCTTGATGAGATTGGAGAAATGCCGTTGGACATGCAGGCCTCGCTGTTGCGATTGCTTGAGGAAGGGACTGTCGTTCGACTGGGAGGCAAAGAGGTGATTCCGGTTAATGTGCGAATCATCGCCGCCAGCAACAAAAACCTATTGGAGGAAGTCAAAAACGGCAATTTTAGACTCGACCTCTATTATCGACTGGGGGTCATGGATATCAGAATACCTCCCCTGAGAAACAGAAAGGATGATATTCCAGGATTGGTAACCCACTTCATAAAGTCAATCGGTCCTAAGCTGGGTAAATCGGTTCTTGGTGTTGATGATAAGGCAATGGCCTTGCTGCTGAATTACGACTGGCCTGGTAACGTGAGGGAGCTGAGCAACGCCATTGAACGCGCCATCAACCTCTCCTCGAAGACTTTGTTGACGGCAGACGATTTTTCTCTGGAGATAGGAAAACAAACACAAGCAGTCCCAGCGAGTATGGACTTTAGAACCACTAAGATGAACATGGAAGATCAGTTGATCAGGACATGCCTGCTAAAGCACAACAATAACCGGGTCAAGGCGGCCGAGGAACTGGGAATCAACCGAGCTACACTCTATAGAAAAATGGCAAAGTATTCTATCAAGTGA
- a CDS encoding single-stranded DNA-binding protein yields the protein MLNSCILTGNLGADPEIFYSSEGDPVATFNLAFRSSKKKTGWIKITCFQKLAEITERHLHKGARIAVVGILDQNKWETDEGVTRTSIQLIANSIEFIKTDGRGFGDNPADDVPI from the coding sequence ATGCTCAATTCATGCATTTTAACCGGCAACCTGGGCGCCGACCCCGAGATTTTCTATTCCAGCGAGGGCGACCCGGTAGCCACATTCAACCTGGCTTTCCGGTCATCGAAAAAGAAGACCGGCTGGATCAAGATCACCTGCTTTCAAAAACTGGCAGAAATCACAGAACGCCATTTGCATAAAGGCGCCCGCATCGCTGTAGTCGGCATCTTGGACCAGAACAAGTGGGAAACCGATGAAGGCGTCACCCGCACATCGATCCAGCTGATTGCCAATTCCATCGAGTTTATAAAGACAGACGGCAGGGGATTTGGCGACAACCCAGCCGATGATGTCCCTATCTGA
- a CDS encoding glycyl-radical enzyme activating protein yields MAEAVGLISGIERFAIHDGPGIRTLVFMKGCPLRCLWCSSPHTQKYTPELLYDATQCVECNTCVETCALNAISLSHETGVSVDAILCDYCGKCAENCPAKALELVGKKVTPDELVKEVSKDSAFFRRSKGGVTVGGGEPTFQAEFVAQFLALCKRQFYHTAIETCGYCQQAKLESLLEHLDLVYMDIKHMDDTRHRELTGVSNHLILKNAQRVAQVRPLILRVPVIPGCNDNVDNIKATAKFASGLGKNLLKIELLPYHQFGLNTYIRMGRDYLLRDTEPPKRDQMEQLRQTIETYGVKVLARRA; encoded by the coding sequence TTGGCCGAAGCGGTCGGACTTATATCAGGTATCGAAAGATTTGCCATTCATGATGGACCCGGCATACGCACCTTGGTCTTTATGAAGGGGTGTCCGTTAAGATGTCTATGGTGCTCCTCTCCGCATACCCAGAAGTACACCCCGGAGTTGTTATATGACGCTACACAGTGTGTGGAGTGCAACACGTGCGTTGAAACATGCGCATTAAACGCTATATCGTTATCCCATGAAACGGGAGTCAGTGTTGATGCAATTTTATGTGATTACTGTGGAAAATGCGCAGAGAACTGTCCTGCCAAGGCTTTGGAGCTTGTCGGAAAAAAAGTCACGCCGGATGAACTCGTTAAAGAGGTTAGCAAAGATAGTGCATTTTTCAGACGTTCCAAAGGAGGCGTGACAGTTGGCGGCGGTGAGCCAACATTTCAGGCTGAATTTGTGGCCCAGTTTTTGGCTTTGTGCAAACGGCAATTTTATCACACGGCAATTGAAACCTGTGGGTATTGCCAACAGGCAAAATTGGAAAGCCTCCTCGAGCACTTGGATTTGGTCTATATGGACATCAAGCATATGGACGACACGCGCCACCGTGAGTTGACCGGGGTCTCAAACCACCTGATATTAAAGAATGCACAAAGGGTTGCCCAAGTTCGGCCCCTGATCCTTCGTGTCCCTGTGATCCCTGGATGTAATGATAATGTTGACAACATCAAAGCCACTGCGAAGTTTGCATCCGGCCTCGGAAAAAATCTTCTGAAGATAGAGCTGCTCCCATATCATCAATTTGGCCTGAATACGTATATTCGAATGGGTAGAGATTATTTGCTTAGAGATACTGAGCCTCCCAAACGGGATCAGATGGAACAATTAAGGCAAACTATAGAGACATATGGTGTAAAAGTTCTGGCAAGACGGGCATAG